The sequence GAGGAAGACTTACTTGAGAAGGGTTTCAGTCACCTTGGCCGGGCGAGCAACGACAAATTTGCTCTTAGTTCTTTGGGTTAAGAAAGGAGACAGAAGAGCATTCAGAGCATGGTACCAAAATGGAGCATTTACGAATATCTGCAATTAGGATCATGTTGACTCCATCAGATACTTTTGCAAGGATtcgagagagacagagaagaataaaacttgaaaatcaaacttacatttcttgcaacaaattcagGGTAGTTGTCCTGCAAAACCCCAACAACTTGCTTCATGGAAACCCTCAGGTCTTTCTTTGAGATTCCTGGAGAATTCTTTAGATCAGtgatttgaagcaaagaagtaACCCCACCAGGCCTCATATCAAGCTCTTTAATACCCTTCTCCATCAGTTGGAACCTCCATCTCAAGAACTGTGAGCGTTTCTCCTCAGTCCCAAATGTCTTGGTGTAAAGCTTCTCATCCTCAAACACTCCAAAAAAGTTGTAACAAACAGGATGACCTTCAAGATCAACACCATTCATGTACGCAACAGAGCTTAGATCTGAGCCCAAGTCCTCGTCCAAGATCGAATCAATGTTGGCGTCTTTCCGCCATTGAAGTGTTTTCTTGAGCATCTCAAAGGCATCATTGACCTTGAACTCCCTAGCCCTCAAGAACTTCAAGAGTACCACATCAGTAGCCTCTGCTTCTTTGCTGGGTAGAAGGGGAACTCCCCAAATGCAGATATCTTCATCGACTTTAATGCTTGGCTTCTCTTGTTCGCTTTCTTTTGCTGCATTTTCGTTCTCTTGTCCCGCtgatttctcttcttcaatttttccaGCCTCTTCTTCCCCTGTTTTTTCACTTTCTTCACCCTTTTTGGTTTCATTgtccttctcttcctcttctacTACTGGCTTCTCCTTCTCATTCTTCTTCGACTCTTCTTTCTTGAACAAATTGTTGCCAAGAATGGCTTCTTCGAGTTTCGCCTTTAGTTCATTCAGAGCCTTTTTCTCAAACTCCTTGAGATCAGAGAGGAAGTTGCTTTCTTCCCTGTAAGAAGAGCTCTTCTGTACTTTTTGGGTCTTGGAATCATCCattttcttcacttcttctaCAGATTTTTCGGTCTCTGCAACAACCTTCTTGAGTTCGTCTTGAGGGATCATAAGCTCAGCCTTCCGACTCTCCACAGCTTCAGCAGTCATGGTTGCTGAAAATCAAAACTGAAAGATTGCTTAAACCAAGAGATTGTGAAAAGGAAATCCCAGTAATTGAAATAAAAGAATAGACcacaaaaatggaagaaaatgagagtAAACCCActtcaagatttgattttaatttccCCTGCCTTTGCCCTTTCCTGTGTTGGCGATGAGGGTGCGTTTGGTTTGAGAGAAAGATGGGGGATTTCAACGGCTATATATTTTCAAAAGGGGGCCCACAACGGTCACTTGTCTGGAGCCACCGCATGGGAGCTGTTGGGGGATTCTTTTGTTCCCAAAGGTTTTGCTAGCCTGGAGGCCAGCACAGAGAATCTTTTTGGGTCCACATTCACAaatttcaaaagctttttttttgtaagcacAATTTCAAATGTTTATTAAAGTTGATCTAAATGATTTGTGTTTGTTCTGTTACTCTTGTTACCACTAGATTATCTTTTCTTAATCGAGAACAACAATATACAGTTTATCCTCTACACAttcgatatgagcctaaactcatgCCTTTAGGCTCACACGCACAAGAATTTTTTACCTGACGACAATGTAAGTTGGACAGAATGATATTGCTCTCAATAAAAACGAGCTCAGTACCTTCTCGAGTCCATATAATCTAACTCCAAATAGATTATAACCCTTCACAATGTACTTGGTATTTGAAGAGGGGATAGATCATGAATAACTCGATCACTCTGGAATCTCACAAAATTACTCGAGAAGGAATTGGTTCTAAGGCCATTACCCTTTGCCCAAGTCACACTCCATGTGCATGATTAAGAATTATGTCGTCCAAAACTCCAAATCAATGATTTAAGCTATTAATCATCACAAAAGGAATATTTACTTAGTAAATATAATCCTCAATGAGTTGTGATGATTGGAGCATCCCATTATTGTTTAGTGGTCAACTGTGTTTTGGCTGACAGGTTGTGTATTTGTTAATAATCCATTCCATTTCATAACAAAATAGATCCAACAGAATCTTTGCCAATGTTGTGTTTTTACTCTTAAAATGGACATAGATTGATACATATGGTTGGTGGATATATTTGGTTTGTAGTGAACCACAATTGGGAGGACTAACATCTGCATGAAAGGATGTAAAGTGGGCCAATTCAGCATGGCCTGAAGCCCGTGTACGTAAAGTGGGCCGGTCCTAGCACAGCCCGTGAACGCTGGATGCGA is a genomic window of Tripterygium wilfordii isolate XIE 37 chromosome 16, ASM1340144v1, whole genome shotgun sequence containing:
- the LOC119980834 gene encoding patellin-4-like → MTAEAVESRKAELMIPQDELKKVVAETEKSVEEVKKMDDSKTQKVQKSSSYREESNFLSDLKEFEKKALNELKAKLEEAILGNNLFKKEESKKNEKEKPVVEEEEKDNETKKGEESEKTGEEEAGKIEEEKSAGQENENAAKESEQEKPSIKVDEDICIWGVPLLPSKEAEATDVVLLKFLRAREFKVNDAFEMLKKTLQWRKDANIDSILDEDLGSDLSSVAYMNGVDLEGHPVCYNFFGVFEDEKLYTKTFGTEEKRSQFLRWRFQLMEKGIKELDMRPGGVTSLLQITDLKNSPGISKKDLRVSMKQVVGVLQDNYPEFVARNIFVNAPFWYHALNALLSPFLTQRTKSKFVVARPAKVTETLLKYISAEEIPVQYGGFKKENDLEFSKANDPVSELTIKAGSTETIEIPAAEVGSTLIWDLTVLNWEVNYKEEFVPNDEGSYTIIVQKKKKMGCNEGPIRNTFRNNEPGKIVLTIGNGSNKKKRVLYRYKIKNCLY